TCCTGCAATATAGTCACAAACCAGTCTTGCATTATGGTAGTCCGACGAAGCGCTCCATCGGTTTTTCACATCTTCTGGCAGCAGATTCTGATCATGTATCATGGCGTCGAACAATTTATCAATGATTTGACCGCCACGCCATTCAAAGGTTTGAACTCTTTGCGATAAGATTACATGCTGCTCCACCAGCTTTTTGAGGCTGTCCAAAAAGTTCATCGTATTCTGCGGCATAACAGCCTTAAACCGCAATCGGTTTGAAATCAAATGCGGCATCTTTTCTTCCAGAGATACATCATTGATGAACCCGGAAACCAAATCGGCAAACAACTGCTTAACCGGGTACCCTCCGGATTCTTTTTGAGCAAGATACGTAACAATCACGTTCTTTATCCGCCCCGAGGCTAGGTCCGCATGCTGCTCCAACACTTCATAAAGATGATTATGGGATATAAGATTCAGCTTTAAGGAGTCCTCCAGATCGTACGTTGCATAAGCAATATCATCCGCCAGTTCAATAACAGAGCACTCCAGCGTCTTGTTTATCGTTCTCAGATGTTTTCCATCTTCCATATCAGAACACATGAGCAGATACTTCTGTTCCTCCGGTGTAAACTCTCCAATGAGCCATTGAAAGACGGCCTCATCTTCGTCAAAAACGCTGCATTTTGGCGGTTTCTTCACTACTGCATGATTATTAACGTTTTTCATGACGGAAGGATATTTTAGAATAGAAAGCAGAGAAGCTCTGGTTAAATTAAGACCAATCTCCCTCTGTCCTTCCAAGCAGGTCAACAGTCTAAAAGTATGTGCATTTCCTTCAAAATTCAAATCGAAGGTCCGCATGCATTTATTTAGGGCGCGCTCGCCTTGATGTCCAAAGGGTGGATGTCCCAAGTCATGCGCTAATGCAGCAGCTTCAACCAGAGAAATATCGATATTCTCCTCTTTATCTTTCAGAAATTTATCATTATCATTTAAGGACGTACCAATTCCCCTTGCAATCTGGGCAACTTCCAGGGAATGAGTTAATCGCGTTCTGTGAAAATCACCTTCGCTGACTGCGATAACCTGCGTTTTAGCCTGCAATCTTCGGAAAGCAGCTGAGTGAATAATTCTCCCGTAATCCCGTTCAAAATCATCACGCACAGAGATCCGCTGCTTGGCATTTTCCTGATCTACTTTTCGCTCGATATCTTGTTCATTATAAAATGGATTTCGGAAAGGTTTATGAAGGATCATTACAGTTCACCTCGGATTCAGAGATTCATTTTCTTACTTTTTATCCCATATGTTTCAAGTCCAAGCTGTTTGATAAATTATACCATACTCCAAAATAGGAAGGATGAATGGTTCTGGGAACTATATTCGTATTGTACGGGCCCTCTGCATCGGGGAAGACCGAAATACAACGCCACTTGACAACAGATCATTTATTTCGAATCATTACGGTCACTACGCGACCGCCTAGAGAGCATGAAATCCATAGTATCCACTACATCTTCACGGATAAAAAGCAGTTCAAGCAAGGTGTTGCCGACAATCAATTCGTAGAGTGGACGCAGTACAATGGCGAATTTTACGGAACTTTAAAATCCAGCGTTGAAGAAATCATCACTGGAGATCAAAATGCGGTGATCATTTTAGATATTGCAGGCGTTCGCGCACTAAAGAGCTTGTACAACAACGTTACAGCGATTTTTATCGGAGCAGATTTGGAAAGCCTTCAGCGAAGACTGGAAAACCGTAATATGTCTAGAAAAGAATTGACTGAGCGGTTAAACAAAGCCAAGTTTGAAGAGTTGAGCGAGCCTTATCTTAACCTCGCGGATGCCATCGTGTGGAACAGCGATGAAACTCCTCTGGAACAGTCCATTCACCGAGTCCAAACAATCATATCGCATGGTGTCAGCGCAGAATAAACATGACTGTTGCTCAACCTCCACGCTGGACGGCAAGGGGCTGCCTGGACAAAATCTTATTCAGACTTTGCCTCGGCAGCCCCTTTTACGTTGTATTTCTTATTGATTGAGTAGAAATTCCTCGCCTGCAATACCGGGCGAAGTCATATGGTACGGATCCAAAATCACACGGATCTGTTCTTCGGTCAGAAGACCTTTCTCCAAAATAATCTCTTTCACATTCTGTCCTGTCTGCTGCGCTTCTTTCACGAGACGGGAAGCGACATCATACCCCAGATGCGGATTCAAAGCGGTAATAATACCAAAGCTTGTGTCTACATAATGCTTGCATCTGTCGATGTTAGCCTGCAGATCCGCAATGAGGTTTTTGTTGAACACATCCATGCCGTTCTTCAGAATCTTGATGGAATGCATCAAATTGTTCGCCGCGACCGGCATCATGACGTTAAGCTCGAACTGTCCCGCTTCACAAGCCAGACAGATCGTATGATCATTGCCCATGACCTGGAAGGAAATCTGATTCATCACTTCCGCCATTACCGGATTGACTTTGCCCGGCATAATGGACGATCCCGGTTGTCTTGCCGGTACCAATAGCTCATTAAATCCGGCCTTTGGCCCGGATGCCATCATACGAATGTCATTGCACATCTTGGATATATTGACAGCACAAACCTTCAGCGCCGCCGACAGCTCCAGATAAGCATCCGTATTTTGCGTAGCGTCAACCAGATCCTCAGCCTGCTCCAGAGCTATTTGGGTCTGCTCCTTCAGCAAGCTAACAACACTCTCCATATATTCTACAGGTGCGTTGAGGCCCGTCCCTACGGCCGTCGCGCCCATGTTTATTTGTAACAGACCTCGTGCAGCCCGCTCAATGCGTCCGATGTCTCTGCTAAGCACTTTACCATAAGCGCTGAATTCCTGGCCCAAACGGATTGGCACGGCATCCTGAAGGTGGGTCCGGCCCATTTTGATGACATGGTCAAACTCCTTAGCCTTCTCGTTAATACCGTTAACAAGGTTACGGAATACTATCAGCAAATCCTGTGTCAAACGGTAGGCTGCGATACGAATGGCGGTCGGAATGGCATCATTGGTCGATTGGGACATATTTACGTGATTGTTAGGATTACAGTAGAAATAGTCCGCTTTTCCCTTACCCATTAACTCCAGCGCCCGATTAGCCAGCACCTCGTTCATATTCATATTAATGGAGGTACCTGCTCCACCCTGAATGGAATCGACGATAAACTCTGAACGAAACTGTCCTTCGATAACCTCATGAGCCGCTTCTACAATGGCATTGCCGATACCTTTTGGTAGCAGACCCAATTGCATATTCGCAAGCGCCGCAGCTTTTTTCACTTCAGCCAGTGCGGAGATCAATTCTCCATGGATAGGAACTCCACTGATCGGAAAATTCTCCACTGCTCTGACCGTATTAATTCCGTAATAAGCCTGTGCGGGAAGCTGTCTCTCACCGAGGAAATCTTTTTCAACCCGATAATTCACGTCCATGATCTTCATCACCATTACCTTTCGAATTCCAGCATGTCATGTCTGGTACTGTAAACATTCGGTTCCGCCTATAATATTCCTTTAATTTTATTAAATATTTTGTAGAATAATCCATGGATTCTTTAGACGGTCATTTCGAACTAATTAAAGCATATCCTTCACCGAACGGAAAAAGACGCTCTATGTTCAACTTCACAATAATTTCTCAGACTTTTGATTTCATCATTTGCCCACTTTTCAAGTGATTCAAATCACCCGACTTAACCACAGCACTCCCTATACTTAACCATATAGAACAGCTTTTAACTTTAACAGTCACCGCTTCGATCTCTATAGAACTGCTATAAACAGGAGGTTTTACACATGAGTCAAATCACGCTAAACACGCTTGTTGCCGATATTGTTACCGCTGTTCCTCAGACTGCCGATCTGTTCCGCAAGCTGCGGATTGATTTTTGCTGCGGTGGGAAAATCGCGCTGGAACAAGCATCACTAAACCGTAACTTAGACCCGCTGCAAGTCCTCTCTGAGATATTAGATATAGACAAGAAGCAAAAGGAGTATGCGGAACAACACATGGCCGCAGAGCGTAGTGAAAAAGAACTGATCACCTTCATTCAGCAAAAACACCACGCTTTTTTGAGAGACGAGCTGCCCCAGCTAACTCCATACGTTACAAAACTTGCTCGTGTGCATGGGGAGAACCATCCTCATCTCTTACGTGTACAGGAAATCTACTCTAGTCTGAAGCAAGAGCTTCTGGAACATACCGAGGATGAGGATCAGGTTGTATTTCCACGAATCATCGATTTCGTGAATGAACCAACGGCCATAGCCGCTGAGGCACTCAAACCCCATGTTCTGGAGCTTGAGAGCGAGCACGAAGCCGCAGGCGATCTGCTTAAGGAGCTTCGTGAAATCACGCATGACTTCGAACCGCCTGCCGATGCCTGCGGCACGTATCGTCTCGTATACCAGCGTCTGGCGGCTATCGAGAAGGACACCTTTGAGCATATTCATCTAGAGAATAATGTGTTATTCGAAAAGGTCCGCGCAGCCATGTAAGTAAGAAAGACCTGTCCCGTTACGATCTGGGGCAGGTCTTTTTGCTATTGTTGAAGGGATATAACATCAAACTGACAAAAAGCCGTTTCGGATAGACCTCAGGTCTAAACGAAACGGCTTTTATATGCCGACTATATCGCTGATGTATCTACAAACAGCGTATCCACAAAACTTCTGCAATACTCATCGGCAATCTGCTCCGCACTGTATCCCTTATCGCGCATATACAGAATAATATCAGCCCGTGGAAGTGAAGACAGTAATATGGATGTGAATTCCGGATCCATTGGCTTCAGCTCTCCTCGCTCAGCCGCATGCTCCAGAAGGCTTTTTATCTGTAATCGTAGATAAGTGAACGGCGGGTTTTCACACAGCTCGTTCTTGGTGTCCTCCAGTCGGCCGGTGGACAGTATAATCCGCAGCCATTCCAGATCTTCATTGAAGTGAAGAATCAATCTAGTCATAATAGTGCGAATCCGAACGGCAACCGATTCTTCACCGCTGCTCTGAAGGTAGTCATCCAATTCTTGCATAAATCGATCGATCTTCGCTTCCATCAGGGAGAAGCAAATTTTGCTCTTGCTAGGATAACGGCGATACAAGGTCCCTTGACCTATACCAGCTGTTTTCGCCACCTGATGCATGGAAACGTCCTCGACTCCGTATTTATTAAATAAAGCTTGAGCCGTATCCAAGATTTTCCGACCTAATACGTCATACTGTTTTCTACTCGCCAATGCATGCATCCCTCTCTAATCGAATACACGGCAACCTTTATGCGGCGGACTTTTCTTCTGCGGACGGTGAATACGTACGCTTAACAAAGAAGCCCAGCACCAAGGCAACTACTGCAAGAACGAGTCCGGTTATAAAGGCACTATGAAGGCCTGCAACCATACTCTCCACCGGATTCAGATCCCCGGTCGTCTCAACGTAATTTTTAGCTCCTGCTGTCATGATACTAATAAAGAGTGCCATACCAATAGCCCCTGCTACCTGCTGCAAGGTGCTCATAATCGCTGTTCCATGCGGATACAACAAACGTGGCAACTGATTCAAGGCCGTCGTCTGAGCAGGCATCATGACCATCGAAATTCCTATCATCATCATAACATGAAGGAAGATCACATAACCACCCGTCCATGAAGCATCAACGCGTGAGAATAGGAAGATGGCGATACACAAAAGAGTCAGCCCAGGTATAACCAAAACTCTCGGTCCGAATTTATCAAACAGCTTACCCGTAATCGGTGCCATCAGGCCATTGATAATTCCCCCAGGCATCATAACAAGACCTGCCGACAGCGCAGTTAGCCCCATCACTTTTTGCAGGAACAACGGCAGCATAATCATGGTCGAGAACATACTCATCATCAACACAAGCATCAGCACTGTCACCAATGAGAACATTGGATATTTGAATGTGCGCAGATCCAGCATAGGTTCCTTCATTCTTAATTGACGCCATACGAAGAGCAGCAAACTGATGGCGCCTGCAGTAATACACCATACGACCTTCCAATCAGACCAGGTACCCTCTCCTGCACTACTGAAACCATACACAATCCCACCGAAACCAATCGTCGACAATATGATCGAGATGAAATCAACCTTCGGTTTCGTCAGTTCCGTAACGTTCTTCAGGTACATACTTGCAAACAGAATCGAGAAAGCTGCAAGCGGAATGATAAGGAAAAATAACCAGCGCCAATTAAGCGCATCAACAATCAGTCCCGAAAGCGTAGGTCCGATGGCTGGGGCTGTCATCATAACCAATCCGATCATCCCCATCGCTGCTCCGCGATTTTGAGGCGGATAAATACTAAGTATCGTATTCATCAGAACTGGTAACAAAAGCCCTGTTCCGAAAGCCTGCAAGATACGACCGAACAGCAGCACCCCAAATACCGGTGAAAAACCACAAACAATCGTACCCATTAAAAATAACGTCATTGCGCCTATAAACATCTGCCTTGTTGAAAACCACAGCTGGAGCAATGCTGTCACCGGTACCAGAATCCCGACAACCAGCATGTAGGATGTTGACAGCCATTGAACCGTCGATTCCCCAATACCGAACTGCTCCATCAAGCTTGGGAAAGCAATATTCAGCAGTGTCTCATTTAAGATAGAAACGAATGCGCCAATAATCAGTGCAGCTACAATCGGCCCTCTTTTTATCTTGCTTAAATCAATTTTGGCCGAACTTGGCCCCACTCCCATATCCAAGACCTTATCCTCCCTTGTTTCTGTATGCGGACAATTGTCCGGTAGTGCGTTTTTTATTTTATCGGACAATTGTCCGCGAGTCAATCCGAAAATTTATTTAAATTTTATGTACCAATTACATCGTATATTGTCATCAAAAAAAAGATCCGCCAGCTTCATAGTCTGGTCAGATCCTTCGCATCCTATATATTCTTCTATCAGATTCAATCTACCTTGATAGGTATTCGGTCAAGGACTACATATTCAGAGCATGCTTCTCCTTGTATACCTTCGCCCATCCCTCCAAATTATTCGTAACGATGAGCAGTTCAGGATACTGCGCAAGAGATTCTAGTACCGCTTCATTGTCAGGCGTCCAGACGATGAGCTGGATGTCTCTCTTACGTGCTTCCTCCATAAACCGGGGTGTCACATACACATATTTTACAGAAACATAGCGTGCCCCAATCTCAGCCAAGTAAGGAAATACAGAGGGTGTTGCTCCGTAAATAACCAGACCCAGTTCAATATCAGAGTCAAGCTCTCGTGCCCGCTCTATCGAATAATGGTCGAATGAGGTCAAGAACACCTGCTTCTCCATCCCTGTTTCCTTCACGAGGTCGATGACCTTTTGTTCCAGGCCAGGATACGTATTGCCCATCTGCTTCAATTCAATATCAACGATCATCCGATCCTTGGCAAAACGCAGTGCTTCCTCCAACGTGGGAATGACTTCTCCCTGACCAGCATCCAGTTTACGAAGCTCCTCCAGCGTGAAGGACTTGATCTCTCCTGTCCCATTGGTCGTCCGGTTTACTGTCGGATCATGAATAACGACGGGCACACCGTCCTTCGTTAACTGGACATCCAGTTCCAGATGCGTAAAGCCCAGTTCCAACGCTTTCCGAAAAGCCAGCATCGTGTTCTCCGGATATTTTAGCGGATACCCTCTGTGGGCCAATCCCCGTACTTCCATGCGCCATTCCCTCCATATGTGAAGTTATTTAAATGTCGAATTCGCCATAGCGGCTACGATATGCTTCTGCATGACCGTAAATACAAGCACGATCGGTATAATCGCCATCACACTGGATGCCATAATGACATTGAAGAACATGGCTTCATTCCCCGCGATGGAATCCCGCAGCATGGCGATACCTACTGTCAGTACACGCATATTGTTGTCATTCGTCATGATCAAGGGCCAGAAATACGAGTTCCAGGATGAGATAAAGATCAGGACACCCATCGTGACAATGGTAGGCCTCGCCATCGGGAACAACAGTTTGTACAGAATAGAGAATCGTCCGGCTCCATCTACACGCGCCGCTTCTAACACGTCGTTGTTAATCGATTTGAAGGCCTGCCTGAGCAGGAATATCGCATAGGCGGAAGCACCATGCGGCACGATGAGTGCCCAGAAGGTGTTCAGCCAATCAAGCTTGGACATCATGACATACACTGGAACGAAAGTAACCTGCTCCGGTACAATCAGCGCTGCCAGAACCAGGAGAAACAGAGCATCCCGTCCCCAGAACCGTCCCTTGGCAAAAGCATATGCCGCCATCAATGCCACATTAAGCTGCAGAATAATAGTCCCCACCGCCATAATCAGCGTATTACTGAAGAATCGCGCGTAAGGGATGACCCGGAAAGCTTCTCCAAAGTTCTCCCAGGTAATGGTCTCCGGCCAGAATGTAGGAACAGCCATCCGCATCTCAGACTGTGTCTTGAACGCGCTAATCAGGAGCCAATACACCGGAAAGAACATGACCAGTGTCACAAGAACCGCTGCACTAATCCGAAGCAGCAGTAGCAGCTTGCGGTTTTTCGCCGATCCAGCCATATAATTATCCTTCATAATGCACCTTCTTCCTGCTGACCAACCATTGAACCAATGTTAACAGCAATATAATGACGAATAGAATCATGACAAGCGCAGACGCCCTACCTGTTTTAAACTCCGTGAAGGCCATCGTATAAATCCAATACACGATTGCGTTCGTTGCTTTAAGTGGACCGCCGTTGGTCATCACATCAATCGACTGGAACACCTGCATTGACGATATAAAGCTTGTGATGACAAGGAACAGAGTCATTGGGGATAAGAGCGGCAGCGTGATATTGCGGAACTGCCTGAACTTGCTGGCTCCATCAATAGATGCTGCTTCGTAATACTCTGCCGGAATCCCGCGCATGCCTGCAATAAAGAGAATCATCGCGAAACCTACGCCCTTCCAGACCGAAACCGCGACTAGCGCCGGCAGTGCGGTAGAAGGATTGGTCAGCCATTCGACCGGATCCATTCCGAACCAAGATACAATCCCGTTTAGAAGTCCATATTGTCCGTTGTAAATCCATGTAAATACCATGGCCGCCACAACCATCGAGACATAATACGGCATAAAGATCACACCGCGCATAAAGCCGAATAGACGCGAAGATGAAACATTGAGCAGCAGCGCCAGCAGCAGCCCTATGACAAGCGTGAATACAACATCCATCAAAGTGTACAAGAACGTGACCTGTAAGGACTGGTAAAAGTCCTCATTGGTCAACAGGCGGGTATAGTTGTCAACACCCACAAATTTTTTCGCCGGACGCGTCATGTTCCAGTTCGTGAAGCTTATATAAATGGAATAGGCAAGTGGATAATACAAGAACACGCCCATGAACAACAGTGCGGGGACAGCAAATGAAAAATCCTTCCATTTCTCGATCAGCGTGTGAGACATCCGTTTAGAGACCGAAGCGGTCGCCCGATTGGACGCCGCCTTTGTCACTTGATGATTGGTCTCCATAGGCTCACTCATAGTCAGCCAGAATATCGTTGATCTTCTTGGCTGCATCCTGCATAAGTGGTGTCGGGTCTTTTTTGTTCAGTACCATTTCCCCTACAACTTCTTTGTAAACCTCACTGAATTCAGGATAAGCCGGGTGCTGCATGCGCGGTGTCACTTCATCGAAATGCTCGTATACCGCTCTGTACTGTGGCCATCTTTCGAAATATTGCTCGCCTTCCTCAGACTCAATGGCCGATTTTCTTGTCGGAAGGTAACCAACGGATTCAGCCCACTTGATATTGTGTTCAGCCGAAGTCATAAACTCAATGAACTTCCACGCTGCTTCTTTCTCCAGATCCTTGGCTCCATCCATCATGACGATACCTGCGCCGCCAATGTTGGAGGTACGGACTTTGTCCCCAGGAAGGAAGGATACACCCACTTCAAAGTCTGCATTTTCACGGTACATTTTGAGCATAGCGGAAGTATGCTGCACCATAGCAATCTCCCCATTCAAGAACATTTGACGCATGTTGTCAGAGGCACCTTTACCGAAGCCCATATGCATGCTGCCGTCATTTTGCCATTTGTAGAAGTTCTGAATGTAACGAAGTGACTCTTCATTCTCAACAGCCGAGGCACTCAGGTCTTCAGTCAAAATTTGCCCACCGCCGTTAATGTTCCAAGGATCATAGTACCAGGAATCCCAGCCTGGAACGGAGAAAGCATAACGTGTCGTTTTGCCGCCTTCTTTCTTCGCTACTTTTGCATTGAAGTCCTCAATCTCATCCCACTTCTGCGGCGGCTCTACGCCCAACTCGTCCAGTATCGTTTTGTTGTACACAAACACGCTGGTACTTACAATCAGAGGGAATCCATACTGCTTACTGTTATATGCGTAAGCGTTCAGCATCCCTTGGGAGAAATCGTCCATCTTCACTTCATCACGCTTGATCCATGGACTCAGGTCTGCAAATACACCGCTGTCCGCAAAGTTCGCTAGAGATGATACCTCAACGTTGGTTACAGCTGGTACATCATTCGCAGCTACTGCAGCCGACAGCTTCTTGTGAAGATCACCATAACCGCCCTGGAATACCGGCTCAACTGTGATATGAGGGTATTTCTTCTGGAACTCCGCAATCATATAGTCCAAGCCTTCAAGCTGGGCATCCGCATGTGAATGCCAATATTGGATTTTGATTGGAGTCGTGTCATTCTTCATATCCATCGAAGCAGCTTCCACATCATCCATGGAAACCTCTCCTCCGGCACTCTCACTTCCACCGCCGCCTCCGCATGCAGTGGAAATGACCATAAATACAGTCAGTAACGTCAACAACCATGTTTTCTTTTTCATAGAATTTCTCTGGCCCCTTTTCGGATTATGTACTCTTCCTACCCCTTTAAAAACGCACAAAAAATAGAGACATCAAATGAGTGCAACCTAAGAGCCACCACCTCCTAAAAAGCTAAAGTAGTTGCTACTCGGGTTATCTCATCGTCTCCACCCCTAGCAAAATATGAGATTATAGTAAATTCATCAAATACATGGGGATTCATACTTCCAAAAACGCGTATCTCCTTTACCCGACATCCTTATGATAAAGCGACATAATCAAGCAGGTATTAACGGTATGTAAAATTTATGTAAACGACATATAAGTACGACAATCGAAGATATTCTGACGAACAGAGACCCGCAGATAGAAAAAGTGCTATCGATAATAAAATAAATAAGCCTGCACCCGTTACAATTCTGGGGCAGGCCTTTTGTTCTATTTGTTGTTACATCGTATTATTTTTTGAAAAATAGTCCCCCTCTCAGCCTCTTTTTACAGATCGAGAGACCATAAATGCCTGGATTTCCCCTTTTGAGGGGATGGAGGTTTGCGCTCCCGGCCTCGTAACCGACAGGGCTGCCGCCGCAGTAGCGAAGGTCAGCGCTTCTGTCGTCCCCAAGCCGTCCGCACAAGCGGCGGCGTATGCGCCGATAAACGTATCGCCCGCTGCCGTTGTATCGACTGGCTTCACGCGAAAGGCCGGCACAATAATCCGCTCTCCGAGCTTGTTCATATAGAAACAGCCCTGCTCTCCGAGTGTAATAATGACATTCGATGTCCCTCGACCAATGATATGCTCTGCCGCAGCCTCGGCGGAGATAACATCATCGACCTTGACACCCGTGATGACGTTCGCCTCAGTCTCGTTCATAATGAGCGTATCCAGCTGGGGAAACAGCTCCTGAGGCATGTCTCTGGCAGGTGCGGGATTTAACCAGACGCGAACGCCAGCGGTACCCGCCGCACTTATGACATGCTGTGTCGTCTGCCACGGGATTTCGTTCTGGAGCAGTACGGCGTATACACCGTCCCATTGAACCTCCACGTCAACATCGTCCCCTGTCAGCTTGCCATTCGCGCCCTCCGACAAGACAATGTTGTTCTCGCCTTCTTCATTAACGGTGATGATCGCGAAGCCCGATGTGCCTTCTTTGCTTAAAATGGATTTAACTCCGACTTGACGGTCCTCCAAGCTTGCAACCAAGGTATCCCCAAAAGGGTCCAAGCCGACCGCCCCTACCATGGCGCAATCTGCCCCGGCCTGGGCCGTAGCAACCGCCTGGTTGGCCCCCTTCCCTCCCGGGAAGAACATCGTACCGCTGCTGTGAATAGTCTCGCCCGGCAGCGGAAATTGACTTACGCTGCTTACAACGTCCATATTAATACTTCCTATAACCAAAAGCTTTTGCAACGTTTTCCGCTCCTTTCTTCTTCACGGCTTCATTTCGGCATGAACCCGAACATCGCTAATCTCGTTCTCCCCTTGTTCAAGACAACCGAAGCCAAACATACCGTGATCGAAGGAAGCGTCCTTGCATT
Above is a window of Paenibacillus uliginis N3/975 DNA encoding:
- the ric gene encoding iron-sulfur cluster repair di-iron protein → MSQITLNTLVADIVTAVPQTADLFRKLRIDFCCGGKIALEQASLNRNLDPLQVLSEILDIDKKQKEYAEQHMAAERSEKELITFIQQKHHAFLRDELPQLTPYVTKLARVHGENHPHLLRVQEIYSSLKQELLEHTEDEDQVVFPRIIDFVNEPTAIAAEALKPHVLELESEHEAAGDLLKELREITHDFEPPADACGTYRLVYQRLAAIEKDTFEHIHLENNVLFEKVRAAM
- a CDS encoding carbohydrate ABC transporter permease, producing MKDNYMAGSAKNRKLLLLLRISAAVLVTLVMFFPVYWLLISAFKTQSEMRMAVPTFWPETITWENFGEAFRVIPYARFFSNTLIMAVGTIILQLNVALMAAYAFAKGRFWGRDALFLLVLAALIVPEQVTFVPVYVMMSKLDWLNTFWALIVPHGASAYAIFLLRQAFKSINNDVLEAARVDGAGRFSILYKLLFPMARPTIVTMGVLIFISSWNSYFWPLIMTNDNNMRVLTVGIAMLRDSIAGNEAMFFNVIMASSVMAIIPIVLVFTVMQKHIVAAMANSTFK
- a CDS encoding carbohydrate ABC transporter permease, which gives rise to MSEPMETNHQVTKAASNRATASVSKRMSHTLIEKWKDFSFAVPALLFMGVFLYYPLAYSIYISFTNWNMTRPAKKFVGVDNYTRLLTNEDFYQSLQVTFLYTLMDVVFTLVIGLLLALLLNVSSSRLFGFMRGVIFMPYYVSMVVAAMVFTWIYNGQYGLLNGIVSWFGMDPVEWLTNPSTALPALVAVSVWKGVGFAMILFIAGMRGIPAEYYEAASIDGASKFRQFRNITLPLLSPMTLFLVITSFISSMQVFQSIDVMTNGGPLKATNAIVYWIYTMAFTEFKTGRASALVMILFVIILLLTLVQWLVSRKKVHYEG
- a CDS encoding TetR/AcrR family transcriptional regulator, with translation MASRKQYDVLGRKILDTAQALFNKYGVEDVSMHQVAKTAGIGQGTLYRRYPSKSKICFSLMEAKIDRFMQELDDYLQSSGEESVAVRIRTIMTRLILHFNEDLEWLRIILSTGRLEDTKNELCENPPFTYLRLQIKSLLEHAAERGELKPMDPEFTSILLSSLPRADIILYMRDKGYSAEQIADEYCRSFVDTLFVDTSAI
- a CDS encoding MDR family MFS transporter codes for the protein MGVGPSSAKIDLSKIKRGPIVAALIIGAFVSILNETLLNIAFPSLMEQFGIGESTVQWLSTSYMLVVGILVPVTALLQLWFSTRQMFIGAMTLFLMGTIVCGFSPVFGVLLFGRILQAFGTGLLLPVLMNTILSIYPPQNRGAAMGMIGLVMMTAPAIGPTLSGLIVDALNWRWLFFLIIPLAAFSILFASMYLKNVTELTKPKVDFISIILSTIGFGGIVYGFSSAGEGTWSDWKVVWCITAGAISLLLFVWRQLRMKEPMLDLRTFKYPMFSLVTVLMLVLMMSMFSTMIMLPLFLQKVMGLTALSAGLVMMPGGIINGLMAPITGKLFDKFGPRVLVIPGLTLLCIAIFLFSRVDASWTGGYVIFLHVMMMIGISMVMMPAQTTALNQLPRLLYPHGTAIMSTLQQVAGAIGMALFISIMTAGAKNYVETTGDLNPVESMVAGLHSAFITGLVLAVVALVLGFFVKRTYSPSAEEKSAA
- a CDS encoding aspartate ammonia-lyase, whose amino-acid sequence is MDVNYRVEKDFLGERQLPAQAYYGINTVRAVENFPISGVPIHGELISALAEVKKAAALANMQLGLLPKGIGNAIVEAAHEVIEGQFRSEFIVDSIQGGAGTSINMNMNEVLANRALELMGKGKADYFYCNPNNHVNMSQSTNDAIPTAIRIAAYRLTQDLLIVFRNLVNGINEKAKEFDHVIKMGRTHLQDAVPIRLGQEFSAYGKVLSRDIGRIERAARGLLQINMGATAVGTGLNAPVEYMESVVSLLKEQTQIALEQAEDLVDATQNTDAYLELSAALKVCAVNISKMCNDIRMMASGPKAGFNELLVPARQPGSSIMPGKVNPVMAEVMNQISFQVMGNDHTICLACEAGQFELNVMMPVAANNLMHSIKILKNGMDVFNKNLIADLQANIDRCKHYVDTSFGIITALNPHLGYDVASRLVKEAQQTGQNVKEIILEKGLLTEEQIRVILDPYHMTSPGIAGEEFLLNQ
- a CDS encoding glycerophosphodiester phosphodiesterase translates to MEVRGLAHRGYPLKYPENTMLAFRKALELGFTHLELDVQLTKDGVPVVIHDPTVNRTTNGTGEIKSFTLEELRKLDAGQGEVIPTLEEALRFAKDRMIVDIELKQMGNTYPGLEQKVIDLVKETGMEKQVFLTSFDHYSIERARELDSDIELGLVIYGATPSVFPYLAEIGARYVSVKYVYVTPRFMEEARKRDIQLIVWTPDNEAVLESLAQYPELLIVTNNLEGWAKVYKEKHALNM
- a CDS encoding anti-phage deoxyguanosine triphosphatase, with the protein product MILHKPFRNPFYNEQDIERKVDQENAKQRISVRDDFERDYGRIIHSAAFRRLQAKTQVIAVSEGDFHRTRLTHSLEVAQIARGIGTSLNDNDKFLKDKEENIDISLVEAAALAHDLGHPPFGHQGERALNKCMRTFDLNFEGNAHTFRLLTCLEGQREIGLNLTRASLLSILKYPSVMKNVNNHAVVKKPPKCSVFDEDEAVFQWLIGEFTPEEQKYLLMCSDMEDGKHLRTINKTLECSVIELADDIAYATYDLEDSLKLNLISHNHLYEVLEQHADLASGRIKNVIVTYLAQKESGGYPVKQLFADLVSGFINDVSLEEKMPHLISNRLRFKAVMPQNTMNFLDSLKKLVEQHVILSQRVQTFEWRGGQIIDKLFDAMIHDQNLLPEDVKNRWSASSDYHNARLVCDYIAGMTDNYALKMYSRLFEASGGKLFDI
- a CDS encoding guanylate kinase → MVLGTIFVLYGPSASGKTEIQRHLTTDHLFRIITVTTRPPREHEIHSIHYIFTDKKQFKQGVADNQFVEWTQYNGEFYGTLKSSVEEIITGDQNAVIILDIAGVRALKSLYNNVTAIFIGADLESLQRRLENRNMSRKELTERLNKAKFEELSEPYLNLADAIVWNSDETPLEQSIHRVQTIISHGVSAE